In the Parasphingorhabdus halotolerans genome, ATGGCGTAGAAGAAAGCGCCTATTCAAACGATGACGAGATGTTTGCGCTTATTCACGGTATGCGCAGCCGCATAGCCACCGCTCCATCGTTCAACGGGGACAAGGTAATCGGCGCAATCCTGTTTGAAAAAACAATGGATGGCGAAGCCGACGGCAAACCGATGCCGACTTTGCTTTGGGAACGGGGCATTGTGCCTTTCCTGAAGGTTGACAAGGGCCTGGAGGACGAAGCCGATGGCGTTCAGATGATGAAGCCGATGCCCGAGCTTGGCGCTTTGCTAAAGCGCGCTAAGGCAAAAGGTGTTTTCGGCACAAAGATGCGTTCGGTGATCAATAAAGCGTCGCCAACCGGTATCGCTGCCAACGTTAAGCAGCAATTTGAGGTTGCTAGCCAGATATTGGATCATGGTCTGATGCCAATGATCGAACCCGAAGTGAACATCAAGAGTGATGAGCGCGCGGAATGTGACAAACTTGTGCTTCAGGAAATCACCAAGCAATTGGATGCGCTCCCTGAGGATCGCAAAGTGATGCTGAAACTCTCAATACCAGTGGAACCAAACCACTATGCCTCACTGGTCGATCATCCCCGGGTTGCCCGCGTTGTCGCTCTTTCGGGAGGTTTCTCTCGCGATGAAGCCTGCACCGAGCTTGCGAAAAACCGTGGCATGATTGCCAGCTTCTCCCGCGCTCTTCTCCAGGATTTGCGCCATGGCATGACCGATGCAGAATTTGACCAGTCGCTCGGAAGTGCCATTGATCAGATTGCCAAGGCCTCTGCCACATAAGGTTGATGTGAACGAGACACTATCCTGCCAGCTTTATTTGATATCGCCGCTCAATGTGGGTGGTGACTTTCCGCTGCGGTTGACGGAAGCGCTGGGCACAGGCGATGTCGCAGCCTTCCAGTTCCGGGTAAAGGATGCTGATCCGGAAGAAGCCGCTCGCCTTGCAGAACCGTTGCAGGCAATTTGCAAGGATCATGATGTGGCTTTTGTCGTGAACGACGATGTCGCATTGGCGAAGAATCTAGGCGCTGATGGCGTTCATCTGGGCCAGGGTGATACCAGCTTGCGCAGTGCGCGCGCCGAGCTTGGAAAGGATGTTCAAATCGGCATAACATGCCATGACAGCCGACATCTGGCGATGGAGGCAGGTGAGGGCGGCGCAAACTATGTTGCGTTCGGAGCATTTTTCCCATCCCAGACGAAAGAGACAATTTACCAGCCGGAACCAGAAATTCTTAAGTGGTGGTCGACACTGATGGAAATTCCATGCGTAGCGATTGGCGGGGTAACACCAGAAAATTGCAAGCCGCTAGTCGCTGCTGGTGCCGATTTTCTGGCCGTGAGCAGTGCCGTGTGGAATGACAATGATGGGCCTGCCAGCGTGATCGAGAAATTTCAGGCCGCTATCGGCAGTGTTTGACAAGCCTCAAGAAAAGCTGGCCTCAAGAAAAGCTGGCCTCAAGAAAAGCTGGCCTCAGGAAGAGCTGGCCTCAGGAAGAGCTGATTGTACGCCCGATATTCGATGCGATATATAAAGCGACAAATTTATCGACATCTGGCGGCGCAAAATTGGGCATTTGCTCTATATCCCGCAAATAGCCAATGGTTGGCTTGAACGAGGTCATAACCCCTTCACGGATACAATATCCAAAGATACCCGCCGCAATATTGCAGGCAGGTAACTTGGACGAAATTGCGTCCACATCAGATAAAAAATGTTGGTCTGCTTGAGCCATGATTCGGTAATAGCGAACCGATTCTTTTGAGTATTGTATGAAAAAGACAATGTGATGAATTGCACAGCGCTTGCCTATTCCCAGGCTTCGCATTAGAGCGCCGCCAACACCAAATTCCTTGAAGCGAGAACGACCATGAAGATCAGCGGCGTAGATATTCGGCCCGGCAATATACTGGATTACGAAAATGGCCTGTGGAAGGTCGCCAAGATCCAGCATACCCAGCCCGGTAAAGGTGGCGCTTATATGCAGGTTGAAATGAAGAACCTGGTTGATGGACGCAAGACCAATATTCGTTTCCGTTCGGCCGATACGGTAGAAAAAGTGCGGCTGGACACCAAGACGTTCCAGTATCTCTTTGCTGACGGCGATATGCTGACGTTCATGGACAAGGAAAATTACGAACAGATTACCTTGCCAGCGGATTTGCTGGGTGATGCGGTTGAGTTTTTGCAGGATGGCATGGATGTCCAGCTTGAGCTTTATGAAGAAAAGCCGATTTCCGTTGCTCTGCCGGACCAGATTGAAGCCGAAATTGTTGAGGCTGATGCAGTCGTAAAGGGCCAAACGGCTTCTTCCAGCTATAAGCCTGCGGTGCTTGACAATGGTGTTCGCGTTATGGTGCCGCCATTTATTTCGGCTGGCACGCGGATTATTGTCGATGTCTATGCGCGGGAATATGTCGGTAAGGCAAACTAGCCAGCTAACCCGGTTCGTATCGAGCGAAATCGAGATACGCTGCGGTCCATAACCTGTCTCTCGGCTGCGGCCGGGACGAACGGAGAAAACTAAAGAAATGCCAGCACATTCCGCCCTTATCACTGTTATGGAGCGCGCCGCGCGTATGGCGGGCTCTCGGCTGCGCCGGGACTTTGGCGAGGTGGAGCATCTCCAGGTCTCCAAAAAAGGGCCGGCTGATTTTGTCTCCAAGGCAGATATGCGGTCCGAGCGGATACTTTATGACGAACTGATGAAAGTGCGTCCCGGCTGGGGCTTTGTGCTTGAAGAAGGCGGCATGATCGAGGGCGAAGAGGGAAAGCCACGCTGGATCGTCGATCCGCTTGATGGCACGACCAATTTCCTCCACGGCATTCCGCATTTCGCCATTTCGATTGCCGTGCAGGAGCGTTCGTTTGACGGGCAAGGTTGGGGCAAGATTACCAGCGGCCTGATTTATGAGCCCGTATCTGACCAGACATGGTGGGCGGAAATGGACAAAGGCGCATATCTGGGGGACAAAAGGCTGCGCGTTTCGGCGCGCCGTGATTTATCCGAGGCATTGCTGGCAACCGGCATTCCTTTCAAAGGCCATGGCGACCTGAGTGAATGGGCGCGGATATTTGGAGCGCTTGCGCCGCAGGTTGCGGGCATTCGCCGCAATGGTGCGGCATCACTGGATCTCGCCTGGCTTGCTGCTGGTCGATATGACGGCTTCTGGGAAGCGGACTTGAAAGTTTGGGATGTTGCCGCAGGTATCTTGATGGTGCGCGAAGCTGGCGGTTTTGTAACCGATTATACCGGAGGCGATCAACCGATCGGGCAGCAGGAAATTCTGGCGGCCAATGAAGCTTTGCATAGCAAGTTGCACCGGATATTGGCCAAGTCGCTGCTATAACCGGCAAAGCTTTGCAAAATGGCGCAAATTAAAGCCATTTCGCCCTTGCAGCATAGCAAGGCTACCCCTAAAAGCAGCCTCGAATTCTAGCGAAACGAGTCTTTTGTGGTCGATCTTTCCGAATATGCGCCGATACTGCTATTTCTGGCAGTCGCTCTAGGCTTGTCATCGCTCTTCGTGTTTTTGCCGATGGGCGTTTCGCGGCTCACCGGCACACATAATCCCGATGCCGAGAAGCTATCGGAATATGAATGCGGTTTTCCTGCTTTTGAAGACAGTCGCAGCCAGTTTGACGTGCGATTTTATCTGGTCGCCATTCTTTTCATCATTTTTGATCTGGAGGCCGCATTTCTGTTTCCATGGGCGGTTTCGCTGGAGCAAATCGGCTGGGCGGGTTGGATTACAATGATGATTTTCCTGTTTGAACTGGTTATCGGCCTGATTTACGCATGGAAAAAAGGAGCGTTAGATTGGGAGTAGAAGTCTCTAATTCACCGGCGCAAAGTCCTATTCTGAAAGCTGATGGTACGCCCATGACAGCTCCTGATGATGCGTTCTTCAAAGACTTGAATACCGAAGTGAATGACAAGGGCTATCTTGTCACGACTACCGAAGATTTGTTCACATGGGCACGTACCGGGTCTCTATGGTGGATGAGCTTCGGCCTCGCTTGTTGCGCCGTCGAGATGATCCACGTCAATATGCCGCGCTATGATATGGAGCGGTTCGGCGCCGCACCGCGCGCCAGTCCGCGCCAGTCCGATGTGATGATTGTCGCTGGCACGTTGTGCAACAAAATGGCTCCTGCGCTGCGTAAAGTTTATGATCAGATGTCTGATCCCAAATATGTGATCTCGATGGGATCATGTGCCAATGGCGGCGGCTATTATCATTATAGCTATTCCGTTGTCCGCGGATGTGACCGGATTGTGCCGGTAGATATCTATATCCCGGGTTGTCCGCCAACCGCAGAGGCATTGCTTTACGGCATCATGCAATTACAACGCAAAATTCGCCGTATCGGGACGTTAGAGCGTTAAGATGGCCCATAGCGCTCCCACAATTTCCAGCAACGACGGCGTTGCTGCCAGGCTTGCCAAATCTCTCGGAGCTGCCGTGATCGATACGGTTGAGGCCTATGGTGAAATCAGTTTTACCGTTGATCGCAATAAGCTTCCTGCGGTGCTCACCAAGTTGCGCGACAAGCATGAATATCAGCAACTTATGGAAATAGCTGGTGCCGATTATCCCGATCGTGCGGAGCGCTTTGAAGTTTGTTACCATTTGCTCAGCCTGACCAAAAACCACCGCATAAGAGTGAAAACGTCCACAGACGAAGATACACCGGTTCCATCGGTTACCGGTATATGGCCAGTCGCCGGTTGGCTGGAGCGGGAAGTATTCGATATGTTTGGTGTGCTGTTTGACGGCAATCCTGATTTGCGGCGCATACTCACCGACTATGGTTTTCAGGGCCATCCGTTCCGTAAGGATTTCCCGCTAACCGGCTATGTGGAACTGCGTTATTCGGAAGAAGCCAAGCGGGTTGTTTATGAACCGGTGAAACTGGCGCAGGATTTCCGCAGCTTTGACTTTATGTCGCCCTGGGAAGGCGCGGATTATATTCTTCCGGGTGATGAGAAAGTTGGAGGCGAAGCACCACCACCAACCCCGAAGACTACCGAACAGAAGAGCGATACAGGCGCCGGCAAGCGGGCGAACAAGCAGGCCGCGAAAACTTCGAAGAAGGATGAAGCGCCTGTCAAAAAGCCCGCACCCAAGCGAACCAAGTCGGGAACAAGCAAAGCTGCACCGTCAAAAAAAGCCGCACCGAAAGGTAAAAGCTGATGTCTGACTATCTCGACGAAATGGAACATATCACGGACGAAGCCGACCCCACCGTCGGCGACGTAGAAATCCAGAATTACACGATCAACTTCGGCCCGCAACATCCCGCCGCGCACGGCGTTTTACGCATGGTCATGGAGCTTGATGGCGAAATCGTAGAGCGTATCGACCCGCATGTCGGCTTGCTCCACCGTGGCACCGAAAAGCTAATTGAGCATAAGACCTATTTGCAGGCGCTTCCTTATTTTGACCGGCTCGATTATGCCTCTCCGCTGGCGCAGGAATATAGCTATGTGCTGGCGATCGAGAAGCTGCTCGATCTCGAAGTACCGCTGCGAGCACAATATTTGCGGGTGTTCTTTGCCGAGCTAACCCGTTTCGGCAATCACATGATGAACATCGGCGCGCATATCATGGATGTTGGCGCGATGACGCCGTTCCTCTGGCTCACTGAACTGCGCGAAGATTGCTACACATTTTTTGAACGCGCGAGCGGTGCGCGGATGCACTGTGCCTATTTCCGCCCCGGCGGCGTGCATCAGGATGTGCCGCTGAAACTGCTGACCGATATCGCTGACTGGCTTGATACCAAAATGCCGGAGCTGTTTGAAGATGCGATGAGCCTGGTCGTCGATAACCGCATATTCAAGCAGCGCAATGTCGATATCGCGGTGGTGTCCAAGGAAGACGCGATTGCATGGGGCTTTTCCGGCCCGATGATCCGCGCGGCGGGCATCCCCTGGGATTTGCGCAAGTCGCAGCCTTATGATGTCTATGACCGGATGGATTTTGACGTGCCGGTTGGCACCAATGGTGATTGCTATGACCGGTTTATGTGCCGGGTTGAAGAAGTGCGGCAAAGCGTGCGGATCATGAAGCAGTGTCTGGCCGAAATGCCGGAAGGGCCGATTGCGAGCACAGACCGCAAGATTGTCCCGCCCAAGCGCGCCGAGATGAAACAGTCGATGGAAGCGCTGATCCATCATTTTAAGCTCTATACCGAAGGCTTCCACGTTCCTGCCGGTGAAGTTTACGTCGCGACCGAAAGCCCCAAGGGCGAATTTGGTGTCTATCTGGTCAGTGACGGCAGCAACAAACCCTATCGCTGCAAAATCCGCCCGACGGCGTTTTCGCATTTGCAGGCGATGGATTTTATGGCCAAGGGACACATGCTGCCGGACGTCACCGCCATTTTGGGCGCGATGGATATCGTGTTCGGGGAGTGTGACCGGTGATGGCTGATACTTGTAACGCTCCCTACAAAATCGAAGCCCGCGTACTTACTCGTCATGCTGAACTTGTTTCAGCATCCATCGTGCCCACGCGAGGCCTGCATCAAGATTATAAGTGGACCCTGAAACAAGTTCAGGGTGACGAAACTGGGGGTGTTGTTTGATGGCTGAAGCAGCAGCAATTCCCGACGAAATCGAAACTCGCGCCAAATGGGGCGATTTTGCTTTTACGCCCGCGAATGAAAAACTCGCCAAGTGGC is a window encoding:
- a CDS encoding fructose bisphosphate aldolase; this encodes MHDPKMKDKIEHGAGFIAALDQSGGSTPKALKGYGVEESAYSNDDEMFALIHGMRSRIATAPSFNGDKVIGAILFEKTMDGEADGKPMPTLLWERGIVPFLKVDKGLEDEADGVQMMKPMPELGALLKRAKAKGVFGTKMRSVINKASPTGIAANVKQQFEVASQILDHGLMPMIEPEVNIKSDERAECDKLVLQEITKQLDALPEDRKVMLKLSIPVEPNHYASLVDHPRVARVVALSGGFSRDEACTELAKNRGMIASFSRALLQDLRHGMTDAEFDQSLGSAIDQIAKASAT
- the thiE gene encoding thiamine phosphate synthase, yielding MNETLSCQLYLISPLNVGGDFPLRLTEALGTGDVAAFQFRVKDADPEEAARLAEPLQAICKDHDVAFVVNDDVALAKNLGADGVHLGQGDTSLRSARAELGKDVQIGITCHDSRHLAMEAGEGGANYVAFGAFFPSQTKETIYQPEPEILKWWSTLMEIPCVAIGGVTPENCKPLVAAGADFLAVSSAVWNDNDGPASVIEKFQAAIGSV
- the efp gene encoding elongation factor P, with protein sequence MKISGVDIRPGNILDYENGLWKVAKIQHTQPGKGGAYMQVEMKNLVDGRKTNIRFRSADTVEKVRLDTKTFQYLFADGDMLTFMDKENYEQITLPADLLGDAVEFLQDGMDVQLELYEEKPISVALPDQIEAEIVEADAVVKGQTASSSYKPAVLDNGVRVMVPPFISAGTRIIVDVYAREYVGKAN
- a CDS encoding inositol monophosphatase family protein produces the protein MPAHSALITVMERAARMAGSRLRRDFGEVEHLQVSKKGPADFVSKADMRSERILYDELMKVRPGWGFVLEEGGMIEGEEGKPRWIVDPLDGTTNFLHGIPHFAISIAVQERSFDGQGWGKITSGLIYEPVSDQTWWAEMDKGAYLGDKRLRVSARRDLSEALLATGIPFKGHGDLSEWARIFGALAPQVAGIRRNGAASLDLAWLAAGRYDGFWEADLKVWDVAAGILMVREAGGFVTDYTGGDQPIGQQEILAANEALHSKLHRILAKSLL
- a CDS encoding NADH-quinone oxidoreductase subunit A → MVDLSEYAPILLFLAVALGLSSLFVFLPMGVSRLTGTHNPDAEKLSEYECGFPAFEDSRSQFDVRFYLVAILFIIFDLEAAFLFPWAVSLEQIGWAGWITMMIFLFELVIGLIYAWKKGALDWE
- a CDS encoding NuoB/complex I 20 kDa subunit family protein, translating into MTAPDDAFFKDLNTEVNDKGYLVTTTEDLFTWARTGSLWWMSFGLACCAVEMIHVNMPRYDMERFGAAPRASPRQSDVMIVAGTLCNKMAPALRKVYDQMSDPKYVISMGSCANGGGYYHYSYSVVRGCDRIVPVDIYIPGCPPTAEALLYGIMQLQRKIRRIGTLER
- a CDS encoding NADH-quinone oxidoreductase subunit C, which codes for MAHSAPTISSNDGVAARLAKSLGAAVIDTVEAYGEISFTVDRNKLPAVLTKLRDKHEYQQLMEIAGADYPDRAERFEVCYHLLSLTKNHRIRVKTSTDEDTPVPSVTGIWPVAGWLEREVFDMFGVLFDGNPDLRRILTDYGFQGHPFRKDFPLTGYVELRYSEEAKRVVYEPVKLAQDFRSFDFMSPWEGADYILPGDEKVGGEAPPPTPKTTEQKSDTGAGKRANKQAAKTSKKDEAPVKKPAPKRTKSGTSKAAPSKKAAPKGKS
- a CDS encoding NADH-quinone oxidoreductase subunit D encodes the protein MSDYLDEMEHITDEADPTVGDVEIQNYTINFGPQHPAAHGVLRMVMELDGEIVERIDPHVGLLHRGTEKLIEHKTYLQALPYFDRLDYASPLAQEYSYVLAIEKLLDLEVPLRAQYLRVFFAELTRFGNHMMNIGAHIMDVGAMTPFLWLTELREDCYTFFERASGARMHCAYFRPGGVHQDVPLKLLTDIADWLDTKMPELFEDAMSLVVDNRIFKQRNVDIAVVSKEDAIAWGFSGPMIRAAGIPWDLRKSQPYDVYDRMDFDVPVGTNGDCYDRFMCRVEEVRQSVRIMKQCLAEMPEGPIASTDRKIVPPKRAEMKQSMEALIHHFKLYTEGFHVPAGEVYVATESPKGEFGVYLVSDGSNKPYRCKIRPTAFSHLQAMDFMAKGHMLPDVTAILGAMDIVFGECDR